The Vagococcus penaei genome includes the window TTTGTAATTTGTTTAATATCTATTCCATCATAGAAAATTTGCCCCTTTTGAATATCATAGAAACGATTAATTAAATTCGTAATAGTCGTTTTACCCGCACCTGTTGCACCAACAAAGGCTATCTTTTGTCCAGGTTTAGCAAATAGATTAATGTCATGTAGTATCTGTTTATCCTCATCATAAGAAAAATCAACATGTTCAAAGGTCACATCGCCTGTAACCCTTGTATAATGATACATCCCATCTACTTGGCGTACTTTCCAAGCCCACATACCTGTCCGAGTACTTGACTCACTTAAATGACCATTTTCATCATACGTAGCATGCACCAATGTTGTTGTTCCACTGTCCGTTTCAGCAGGCTCATCCATTAAACTAAAAATGCGTTCAGCACCAGCTAAGGCCATAATCACAAAATTAATCTGCTGTGAAATCTGGCTAATAGGCATATTTAAAGATCTACTCAACTGCAAGAAAGAGGCAATCATCCCAATAGTCAATCCACTAATACCATAAATAGAAAATAAACCACCGACAACTGCTACTAAAACATATTGAATATTTAGCAAGTTCATCATAATTGGCATTAATGAGTTAGCGTATATATTAGCTTGCGTCGCACTTTCCCTTAAATCTTCAGTTATATTTTCAAAGTCAGTCACAACTTTTTGCTCATGATTAAATATTTTAACAACTTTTTGACCATGAATCATCTCTTCGATATAACCATTGACACGTGCTATATCACGTTGTTGTTGCCCAAAAAACTTACCACTACGACCTGCAATAAACCGAATTGTCAACATCATCAAAGTAACAGAAATCATTACAAATAATGTTAAGGGAATACTAATTGTAAACATAGCGATAAAGGTACTTACAAAACTAACTAAAGCAGCAATTAAGTTAGGGAGACTTTGTGACATCATTTGACGTAATGTATCAATATCGTTCGTATAATGACTCATAATACTCCCAAAGCTATGTTGATCAAAGTAACGGATCGGCAATGATTCCATATGTGTAAATAATTGATTACGAATTTGCTTCTGAGTTCCTTCACTAATTGTTACCATCATCATATTGTAAAGTAAGTTTGCTAGGATCCCAATACCATAAATTAAAGCCATCGTTAATACAGCTTTTAATAATCCGCTAAAATTAGGATTAGCGGTTCCTAATAAAGGTGTTACGTAATCATCCACAACTACTTGTAAAAACAAAGAACCACGAATATTAGCAAACGTACTAACAAAAATAAGTGAGAGTACACCAATTAAGCGCCATCCGTAAGTTTGAAACATAAAGCCAAAAATACGTTTAAGAGTTCCGATTGGATTTTGACTGCCACGATGTTTACTCATTATCACCAAATCCTTTCTGTTGCGACTGATATACTTCTTGATAAATTTTATTCGTTCTTAATAACTCTTCATGTGTGCCGATTCCATTTATTTGTCCTTTATCCATCACAATTATTTTATCAGCTTCTTGAATGGATTGAATTCTTTGTGCAATTATAAATGTCGTCGTTCCAGGTATTTCTTTTTTGAGACCGTCTCGTATCATTTGGTCAGTTTTGGTATCAACCGCACTTGTTGAGTCATCTAAAATTAATATTTTAGGTTTCTTTAGCAAGGCACGTGCAATCGTTAACCGTTGCTTTTGACCACCAGATAAGTTGGTCCCACCTTGAGTTAGAACCGTTTCATATTTATCAGGTAATTCTTCAATAAATTGATCTGCTTGAGAAATATGACACACACGTTTTAAATCAACATCCGTTGCTGTCGCATCTCCCCATAACAAATTATCTTTAATTGTCCCAGAAAACAATATATTTTGTTGTAACACCATCGCAACGTTATCACGAAGAGTCTTGATATCATATAGCTTAACATCAACTCCGCCAACAAGAACTTGACCCTTTTGAACATCATATAATCTTGGAATTAATTGAACTAAAGACGTTTTAGAACTACCAGTACCACCTATTATCCCTACGACTTCACCAGAATTAACGACTAGATTAATATTAAATAATGCAGATTTTCTATCATCTGCTACATAGCTAAAAGTAACCCCTTTAAATTCTACTTTACCACTTGTTACATCATAAATAGGTTCAACGGGATTTTTTAAGTCACTTTCCTCAGAAATCACTTCAGTAATCCGTTCTGCAGAAGCTTTTGCAATAATAACCATTACAAAAACCATGGATAACATATTTAAACTCATTAATATCTGTCCAGCATAGGTATACATACTAACGAGTTCTCCAGTACTTAGATCACCTACAACAATCAATTTGGCACCCACCCATGAAATCAGTAACATAGCAGAATACATACTAAACTGCATCAATGGTGTATTAAAAGCAACAATTCTTTGTGCCAGAGAATATCGACGATACATCTGTTCTGATACATCTTCAAATTTCATAATTTCACGATCTTCACGAACATAAGATTTAACCACTCGAATACCTTGCAAATTTTCTTGAACAATTTGATTCATTCGATCATAGACTTTAAAGACTTTCTCAAAAACAGGAAAAGCAAAACGAATAATTAAAAATAAGCCTAAAGCTAATATAGGAATAATTAAAAGAAAAGTTGTTGCTAATTTTTTATTAATAATAAATGCCATCATTAAAGAAAAGATAAACATTAATGGACTTCTAATTAAAATCCTAATCACCATTTGATAAGCATTTTGGACATTTGTCACATCTGTAGTAAGACGTGTCACTAAACCTGAAGATGAAAATTTATCAATATTTGAAAAAGAAAAATCTTGGACTTTACCAAACAGGCGATTTCTTAAATTCCTTGCAAATCCTGCAGAAGCAATCGCTGCATATCTACCAGACATGGCACCTAAAAATAAAGCTAAAATTGCTAAAATTACTAATAACCCGCCAATCAATATAATATTACGAGTATTTTGTTTCTCAATTCCTTGGTCAATTAATACCGCCATTACTAGTGGTATTATAATATCTAAAGCTACCTCTAATGTCACAAATATTGGTACAATCAACGTTGTTTTTTTAAATTCTTTAACATTTGACAGTAGTATTTTCAACATATTTACTTTCCCCTTTTCCATTTTATTTTTAATTAAAAATTTGTATAAACAAAAAAACAAAGGAATTTTCCTTTGTTTTTTACTCAATAGTAACTCCGGCAGTAGGACTCGAACCTACGACATCATGATTAACAGTCATGCGCTACTACCAACTGAGCTATGCCGGAATACTTATAAATGCGTGGCAGCGTCCTACTCTCACAAAGAGAAACCCTTCACTACCCTCGGCGCTAAGAAGCTTAACTGCTGTGTTCGGCATGGTTACAGGTGTATCCTTCTTGCCATCACCACCACACTTCTATAAGTGTTCTATTTAATTAAGTGATTGCTCACTCAAAACTGGATTTGAAGTTATCATTAACATAAGTGACACCGTTTATTTGGTTAAGTCCTCGATCGATTAGTACTAGTCCGCTCCATACATCACTGTACTTCCACTCCTAGCCTATCTACCTGATCATCTCTCAGGGATCTTACTTTCTTAAAGAAATGGGAAATCTCATCTTGAGGGGGGCTTCACGCTTAGATGCTTTCAGCGTTTATCCCGTCCATACATAGCTACCCAGCAATGCCCTTGGCAGAACAACTGGTACACCAGAGGTATGTCCATCCCGGTCCTCTCGTACTAAGGACAGCTCCTCTCAAATTTCCAACGCCCGCGACGGATAGGGACCGAACTGTCTCACGACGTTCTGAACCCAGCTCGCGTGCCGCTTTAATGGGCGAACAGCCCAACCCTTGGGACCGACTACAGCCCCAGGATGCGACGAGCCGACATCGAGGTGCCAAACCTCCCCGTCGATGTGAACTCTTGGGGGAGATAAGCCTGTTATCCCCAGGGTAGCTTTTATCCGTTGAGCGATGGCCCTTCCATGCGGAACCACCGGATCACTAAGCCCGACTTTCGTCCCTGCTCGAGTTGTAACTCTCGCAGTCAAGCTCCCTTTTGCCTTTACACTCTTCGAATGATTTCCAACCATTCTGAGGGAACCTTTGGGCGCCTCCGTTACATTTTAGGAGGCGACCGCCCCAGTCAAACTGTCCATCTGACACTGTCTCCCGCCACGATAAGTGGCGCGGGTTAGACTGGTCATAACACAAGGGTAGTATCCCACCAATGCCTCCCTCGAAACTAGCGTTCCGAGTTCAACGGCTCCTACCTATCCTGTACATGTGTCACAAACAGTCAATATCAAACTACAGTAAAGCTCCATGGGGTCTTTCCGTCCTGTCGCGGGTAACCTGCATCTTCACAGGTACTAAAATTTCACCGAGTCTCTTGTTGAGACAGTGCCCAAATCGTTACGCCTTTCGTGCGGGTCGGAACTTACCCGACAAGGAATTTCGCTACCTTAGGACCGTTATAGTTACGGCCGCCGTTTACTGGGGCTTCAATTCTGAGCTTCGCTATTGCTAACCCATCCTCTTAACCTTCCAGCACCGGGCAGGCGTCAGCCCCTATACGTCATCTTTCGATTTTGCAGAGACCTGTGTTTTTGATAAACAGTCGCTTGGGCCTATTCACTGCGGCTAAACTTGCGTTTAGCACCCCTTCTCCCGAAGTTACGGGGTCATTTTGCCGAGTTCCTTAACAAGAGTTCTCTCGCTCACCTTAGGATTCTCTCCTCGACTACCTGTGTCGGTTTGCGGTACGGGTCGTTTGCTTCTAACTAGAAGATTTTCTTGACAGTGTGATATTGGAACTTCGGTACTAAATTTCCCTCCACATCACAACTCGTCCTTAGAGGTGTAAGCATTTGACTCACACCAAGACTTGTTGCTTATACGCACATATCCAACAGTGCGCTTCCGTAACCTCCTGTGTCCCTCCATTGTTCAAACAAAACAAACGAGTACAGGAATCTCAACCTGTTGTCCATCGCCTACGCCTATCGGCCTCGGCTTAGGTCCCGACTAACCCTGGGAGGACGAGCCTTCCCCAGGAAACCTTAGTCATTCGGTGGACAGGATTCTCACCTGTCTTTCGCTACTCATACCGGCATTCTCACTTCTAAGCGCTCCACTAGTCCTCACGATCTAGCTTCAACGCCCTTAGAACGCTCTCCTACCATAGAACCAAAGGTTCTATCCACAGTTTCGGTAATATGTTTAGCCCCGGTACATTTTCGGCGCAAGGGCACTCGACTAGTGAGCTATTACGCACTCTTTAAATGGTGGCTGCTTCTAAGCCAACATCCTAGTTGTTTGTGCACCCTCACATCCTTTTCCACTTAACATATATTTTGGGACCTTAACTGGTGGTCTGGGCTGTTTCCCTTTCGACAATGGATCTTATCACTCACTGTCTGACTCCCGGATATAAATGAATGGCATTCGGAGTTTATCTGAATTCGGTAACCCAAGACGGGCCCCTAGTCCAAACAGTGCTCTACCTCCATCATTCTTAATTCCGAGGCTAGCCCTAAAGCTATTTCGGAGAGAACCAGCTATCTCCAAGTTCGATTGGAATTTCTCCGCTACCCACACCTCATCCCCGCACTTTTCAACGTACGTGGGTTCGGTCCTCCAGTGCGTTTTACCGCACCTTCAACCTGGACATGGGTAGGTCACATGGTTTCGGGTCTACAACTACATACTACGTCGCCCTATTCAGACTCGCTTTCGCTACGGCTCCGCTTCTTCAGCTTAACCTCGCATGCAATCGTAACTCGCCGGTTCATTCTGCAAAAGGCACGCCATCACCCATTAACGGGCTTTGACTTTTTGTAGGCACACGGTTTCAGGTTCTATTTCACTCCCCTTCCGGGGTGCTTTTCACCTTTCCCTCACGGTACTGGTTCACTATCGGTCACTAGAGAGTATTTAGCCTTGGGAGATGGTCCTCCCGGATTCCGACGGAATTTCTCGTGTTCCGCCGTACTCAGGATACTCATAGGTGTGTTATCAATTTCGTCTACGGGGCTTTTACCCGCTCCGGCTGACCTTTCCAGGTCGATTTGACTATTCACAACAGCTACCACAGCTGAGTCCTACAACCCCAATGAGCAAGCTCATTGGTTTGGGCTGTTTCCGTTTCGCTCGCCGCTACTAAGGAAATCGATTTTTCTTTCTCTTCCTGCAGGTACTTAGATGTTTCAGTTCTCTGCGTCTACCTTCTATTAGCTATGTATTCACTAATAGATAATACCCTATAAAAGGTATTGGGTTCCCCCATTCGGAAATCTCCGGATCAAAGCTTACTTACAGCTCCCCGAAGCATATCGGCGTTAGTCCCGTCCTTCATCGGCTTCTAGTGCCAAGGCATCCACCGTGCGCCCTTATTCACTTAACCTTTTCTAACCCTAATGGTTAGATCTTTTTTGTTTGTATCAAACAGCGATATCTGATACAAACAACGCTTCACAACTTACGTTGTGTCACGCGGTGTACTTAATTTATGTTGATGTCTAACTTCAACTATCCAGTTTTCAATGAACAATAATGGTAAAGGTTCTACCAATGGAGCCTAGCGGGATCGAACCGCTGACCTCCTGCGTGCAAGGCAGGCGCTCTCCCAGCTGAGCTAAGGCCCCATTTAGTTTGAGAGTAGACCTCTCAAAACTGAACAAAGTAAATTCAACCAATGTGTTTCCGTA containing:
- a CDS encoding ABC transporter ATP-binding protein, which encodes MSKHRGSQNPIGTLKRIFGFMFQTYGWRLIGVLSLIFVSTFANIRGSLFLQVVVDDYVTPLLGTANPNFSGLLKAVLTMALIYGIGILANLLYNMMMVTISEGTQKQIRNQLFTHMESLPIRYFDQHSFGSIMSHYTNDIDTLRQMMSQSLPNLIAALVSFVSTFIAMFTISIPLTLFVMISVTLMMLTIRFIAGRSGKFFGQQQRDIARVNGYIEEMIHGQKVVKIFNHEQKVVTDFENITEDLRESATQANIYANSLMPIMMNLLNIQYVLVAVVGGLFSIYGISGLTIGMIASFLQLSRSLNMPISQISQQINFVIMALAGAERIFSLMDEPAETDSGTTTLVHATYDENGHLSESSTRTGMWAWKVRQVDGMYHYTRVTGDVTFEHVDFSYDEDKQILHDINLFAKPGQKIAFVGATGAGKTTITNLINRFYDIQKGQIFYDGIDIKQITKESLRQSLGVVLQDTHLFTGTIKENIRYGKLDATDAEVYAAAKLANADYFIEKLADGYDTVISGSGDSLSQGQRQLLAIARAAIANPPVMILDEATSSIDTRTELIVQEGMDRLMEGRTVFVIAHRLSTIQNADVIMVMDHGRIIERGTHHSLLGELGLYHQLATGVIEMD
- a CDS encoding ABC transporter ATP-binding protein, producing MLKILLSNVKEFKKTTLIVPIFVTLEVALDIIIPLVMAVLIDQGIEKQNTRNIILIGGLLVILAILALFLGAMSGRYAAIASAGFARNLRNRLFGKVQDFSFSNIDKFSSSGLVTRLTTDVTNVQNAYQMVIRILIRSPLMFIFSLMMAFIINKKLATTFLLIIPILALGLFLIIRFAFPVFEKVFKVYDRMNQIVQENLQGIRVVKSYVREDREIMKFEDVSEQMYRRYSLAQRIVAFNTPLMQFSMYSAMLLISWVGAKLIVVGDLSTGELVSMYTYAGQILMSLNMLSMVFVMVIIAKASAERITEVISEESDLKNPVEPIYDVTSGKVEFKGVTFSYVADDRKSALFNINLVVNSGEVVGIIGGTGSSKTSLVQLIPRLYDVQKGQVLVGGVDVKLYDIKTLRDNVAMVLQQNILFSGTIKDNLLWGDATATDVDLKRVCHISQADQFIEELPDKYETVLTQGGTNLSGGQKQRLTIARALLKKPKILILDDSTSAVDTKTDQMIRDGLKKEIPGTTTFIIAQRIQSIQEADKIIVMDKGQINGIGTHEELLRTNKIYQEVYQSQQKGFGDNE